Proteins from a genomic interval of Rosa chinensis cultivar Old Blush chromosome 2, RchiOBHm-V2, whole genome shotgun sequence:
- the LOC112184508 gene encoding uncharacterized protein LOC112184508 isoform X2 produces the protein MVSFVSGRWKPSPNLRFLIQSKRNPKEEKLCSSAALLVLPNPKMTRLLETETSPVAGSMWTWPSDCVAYLDCTWNLIQLVGHSTFNDEQRRLSFYAAMFLPLRKTMYKDRKAKDVPVVNYFFRDSLKQRDSNAETVINLHNALEKFVSLLPHFVPNGDVKLAEVDLGREYVDVPLTSEESKLRVLTGFLLREIKDFWKIRRERPTKERGRGQERKGK, from the exons ATGGTGAGCTTCGTCTCCGGAAGATGGAAGCCATCACCGAATCTTAGGTTTCTTATTCAATCCAAGAGAAACCCAAAGGAGGAGAAATTATGCAGTTCCGCGGCTCTCCTGGTATTGCCAAACCCAAAGATGACGAGGCTGCTTGAGACGGAGACCAGCCCAGTTGCTGGAAGCATGTGGACGTGGCCGAG CGATTGTGTTGCATACTTGGATTGTACTTGGAATCTTATTCAATTAGTTGGGCACTCTACCTTCAAT gaCGAACAAAGAAGGCTCTCCTTTTATGCTGCAATGTTCCTTCCACTTAGGAAGACCATGTATAAAGATAGGAAAGCAAAAGAT GTTCCTGTCGTGAATTATTTTTTCAGAGACTCCCTTAAACAAAGAGACAGCAATGCTGAAACT GTTATTAATTTACACAATGCATTGGAGAAGTTTGTGTCTTTGCTTCCTCACTTTGTACCAAATGGGGATGTAAAACTCGCCGAAGTTGATTTGGGAAGAGAATATGTTGATGTCCCTCTTACATCAGAAGAATCGAAACTCCGAGTGTTAACAG GGTTTCTTTTACGagaaattaaagatttttg GAAGATAAGAAGGGAGCGGCCGACTAAAGAGAGGGGAAGGGGACAGGAAAGAAAAGGGaagtag
- the LOC112184510 gene encoding probable LRR receptor-like serine/threonine-protein kinase At1g51880 isoform X1 encodes MLPTFNQFIFSLLLLWFALNLLLLVHAQDDQSAGFISIDCGKSGSSYTEKVTGITYISDSNFVDTGESNFILDKYLDAYQQPYQSLRSFPQGIRNCYKINIRSGTKYLIRAVFVYGNYDGQDKLPKFDLYVGPNLWDSVKLMNASIGVTKELIHYVPRPRNYIQLCLVNKLSGIPFISAIELRPLPNSTYSTEEGSLALVSRFDTGQIAPTLTKYRYPFDILDRFWYPYDSDWNNWTQLSASTNTSSAFMPSTRSGTDSDYKLPFVVMNTAATPRNRNGALNNFWPPEAKNGQYYIYLHLAEVERLQSMCNQSRQFKMTMYGRLLFGPYVPQYYMSETFYNRKALSGGQENFTISMTGNATLPPILNAFEIYMLKKFSESETNQEDVSTITRIKSTYKIITNNWQGDPCAPQHYSWEGLNCSYQESDESPRIISLHLPWSGLQGEITPSIFKLAMIQSLNLSNNNLTGPIPKVLSQLPNLVFLDLSNNKLTGRIPDIFSQMPKLNILNLENNKLTGSIPEGLIRRMNSGFLSLRLCENPNLLGNVTCKNKKKNFLLPIAISIVGVSILFSILAFIWWSCVRKRKHNAKANIQLGSVESAKRKFAHSEIVKMTNNFQRILGKGGFGTVYHGHKDNTQVAIKMLSPSSVQGFQQFHAEVDLLIRVHHKNLTSLVGYCNDETNLGLVYEFMANGNLQEQLSDSSSRILSWEHRLRIAVDAAQGLEYLHYGIKPPIIHRDVKSANILLDDNFEAKVSDFGLSRNFPADAGTHISTAVAGTTGYLDPEYYLSNRLNEKSDVYSFGIVLLEIITGRPAVLSTTDERIHISQWVGFMLVSGDISSIVDPRLDGNFTVNSVWKAVEIAMACASPNAIKRPTMSQVVMELKECMATQMGETNHNNKTKLTSSTELISNDSIPMLSPPSVR; translated from the exons ATGTTGCCGACATTCAATCAGTTCATCTTTTCACTACTACTTCTTTGGTTTGCTCTTAATCTTCTGCTCCTTGTTCATGCACAGGATGATCAGTCAGCTG GCTTCATTAGCATAGATTGTGGCAAATCGGGTTCTAGCTATACTGAAAAAGTTACTGGAATTACTTACATTTCGGACTCAAACTTCGTCGACACAGGTGAAAGTAACTTCATTTTGGATAAATATTTGGATGCCTATCAACAGCCATACCAATCTCTCAGGAGCTTCCCTCAAGGCATCAGGAACTGCTACAAAATAAACATTAGAAGTGGAACGAAATATTTGATCCGAGCAGTGTTCGTGTATGGGAATTATGATGGGCAGGACAAGTTACCAAAATTTGATCTGTATGTTGGACCAAATTTGTGGGATTCAGTGAAGCTTATGAATGCATCCATTGGCGTAACCAAGGAGCTCATACATTATGTTCCAAGACCAAGAAACTATATACAACTTTGTCTGGTGAACAAGCTCTCTGGAATTCCATTTATATCAGCAATAGAGTTGAGGCCTCTTCCCAACTCAACTTATTCAACTGAAGAGGGGTCATTGGCACTTGTCTCACGGTTTGACACTGGTCAAATAGCCCCTACTTTGACAAAATACAG GTATCCGTTCGATATCCTCGATCGCTTCTGGTATCCGTACGATAGTGACTGGAATAATTGGACGCAATTGAGTGCCTCAACCAACACAAGCTCGGCTTTTATGCCATCTACGCGTTCTGGTACTGACTCTGATTATAAATTACCTTTCGTGGTTATGAATACTGCTGCCACGCCCAGAAATAGGAATGGTGCATTGAATAATTTCTGGCCGCCTGAAGCTAAAAATGGACAGTATTACATTTACTTGCACTTGGCTGAAGTTGAAAGACTCCAAAGCATGTGCAACCAGTCCAGGCAATTCAAGATGACTATGTATGGAAGACTATTATTTGGGCCATATGTTCCTCAATATTACATGAGTGAAACTTTTTATAACCGTAAGGCTCTAAGTGGAGGACAAGAGAATTTTACAATCTCCATGACTGGTAATGCTACCCTTCCGCCTATTCTCAATGCCTTCGAGATTTACATGCTAAAAAAGTTCTCAGAGTCAGAAACAAACCAAGAAGATG TTAGCACAATCACAAGAATCAAGTCGACTTATAAAATTATTACAAATAATTGGCAAGGAGATCCATGTGCACCTCAACATTACTCATGGGAAGGTCTAAATTGTAGCTATCAGGAAAGTGATGAGTCCCCACGAATCATATCCTT GCACTTGCCCTGGAGTGGATTACAAGGGGAGATAACTCCTTCTATATTTAAACTTGCAATGATACAATCTTT GAACCTATCAAACAACAATTTGACAGGACCAATTCCAAAGGTTTTGTCTCAACTGCCAAACTTAGTTTTCCt GGATTTGTCAAACAACAAATTAACTGGTCGAATTCCAGATATTTTCTCTCAAATGCCAAAGTTAAATATCTT AAACTTAGAGAACAACAAGCTCACAGGCTCTATTCCGGAAGGACTAATTCGAAGAATGAATAGCGGTTTCTTGTCATTAAG ACTGTGCGAAAATCCAAATCTACTTGGAAATGTTACTtgcaagaacaagaagaagaatttcCTCCTTCCCATAGCTATTTCAATTGTTGGAGTTTCAATCCTCTTCTCAATTTTAGCATTTATCTGGTGGAGCTGtgtgagaaaaagaaaacaca ATGCAAAAGCCAACATTCAACTTGGGTCAGTGGAGTCGGCAAAAAGAAAGTTTGCGCACTCTGAGATAGTCAAGATGACTAACAACTTTCAGAGGATTCTTGGCAAAGGTGGATTTGGAACAGTGTATCACGGACACAAAGACAACACTCAAGTAGCTATCAAGATGCTTTCGCCATCATCAGTTCAAGGGTTTCAACAATTTCATGCAGAG GTTGATCTTCTTATTAGAGTTCATCATAAAAACTTGACTAGCCTTGTTGGATATTGCAATGATGAAACCAACTTGGGGCTCGTCTACGAGTTCATGGCCAATGGAAACTTACAAGAACAACTATCAG ATAGCAGCTCACGTATCTTAAGCTGGGAACATAGACTTAGGATTGCAGTAGATGCAGCACAAG GATTGGAGTACCTGCACTATGGTATTAAGCCACCAATAATCCATAGGGATGTGAAATCAGCAAACATTTTGCTGGATGATAATTTTGAAGCCAAGGTATCTGATTTTGGCCTATCCAGAAATTTTCCTGCAGATGCTGGGACTCATATATCAACAGCTGTTGCAGGAACTACCGGGTACCTTGATCCTGA GTATTACCTATCAAACAGGTTAAATGAGAAAAGTGATGTTTATAGCTTCGGGATTGTGCTGTTGGAAATTATCACAGGTCGACCCGCCGTTTTATCGACAACGGATGAGAGAATTCACATTAGCCAATGGGTTGGTTTCATGCTTGTaagtggagacatttccagtaTTGTCGATCCaaggttggacgggaatttcACTGTCAACTCTGTTTGGAAAGCTGTAGAGATAGCAATGGCATGTGCCTCTCCAAATGCCATCAAAAGGCCAACTATGAGTCAAGTGGTTATGGAACTAAAGGAGTGTATGGCAACACAAATGGGTGAAACAAATCATAACaataaaactaaattaacaaGCTCCACTGAGCTGATATCTAACGATTCAATTCCTATGCTAAGTCCACCCTCTGTGAGGTAG
- the LOC112184510 gene encoding probable LRR receptor-like serine/threonine-protein kinase At1g51880 isoform X2, producing MSLSGFISIDCGKSGSSYTEKVTGITYISDSNFVDTGESNFILDKYLDAYQQPYQSLRSFPQGIRNCYKINIRSGTKYLIRAVFVYGNYDGQDKLPKFDLYVGPNLWDSVKLMNASIGVTKELIHYVPRPRNYIQLCLVNKLSGIPFISAIELRPLPNSTYSTEEGSLALVSRFDTGQIAPTLTKYRYPFDILDRFWYPYDSDWNNWTQLSASTNTSSAFMPSTRSGTDSDYKLPFVVMNTAATPRNRNGALNNFWPPEAKNGQYYIYLHLAEVERLQSMCNQSRQFKMTMYGRLLFGPYVPQYYMSETFYNRKALSGGQENFTISMTGNATLPPILNAFEIYMLKKFSESETNQEDVSTITRIKSTYKIITNNWQGDPCAPQHYSWEGLNCSYQESDESPRIISLHLPWSGLQGEITPSIFKLAMIQSLNLSNNNLTGPIPKVLSQLPNLVFLDLSNNKLTGRIPDIFSQMPKLNILNLENNKLTGSIPEGLIRRMNSGFLSLRLCENPNLLGNVTCKNKKKNFLLPIAISIVGVSILFSILAFIWWSCVRKRKHNAKANIQLGSVESAKRKFAHSEIVKMTNNFQRILGKGGFGTVYHGHKDNTQVAIKMLSPSSVQGFQQFHAEVDLLIRVHHKNLTSLVGYCNDETNLGLVYEFMANGNLQEQLSDSSSRILSWEHRLRIAVDAAQGLEYLHYGIKPPIIHRDVKSANILLDDNFEAKVSDFGLSRNFPADAGTHISTAVAGTTGYLDPEYYLSNRLNEKSDVYSFGIVLLEIITGRPAVLSTTDERIHISQWVGFMLVSGDISSIVDPRLDGNFTVNSVWKAVEIAMACASPNAIKRPTMSQVVMELKECMATQMGETNHNNKTKLTSSTELISNDSIPMLSPPSVR from the exons ATGTCTCTCTCAGGCTTCATTAGCATAGATTGTGGCAAATCGGGTTCTAGCTATACTGAAAAAGTTACTGGAATTACTTACATTTCGGACTCAAACTTCGTCGACACAGGTGAAAGTAACTTCATTTTGGATAAATATTTGGATGCCTATCAACAGCCATACCAATCTCTCAGGAGCTTCCCTCAAGGCATCAGGAACTGCTACAAAATAAACATTAGAAGTGGAACGAAATATTTGATCCGAGCAGTGTTCGTGTATGGGAATTATGATGGGCAGGACAAGTTACCAAAATTTGATCTGTATGTTGGACCAAATTTGTGGGATTCAGTGAAGCTTATGAATGCATCCATTGGCGTAACCAAGGAGCTCATACATTATGTTCCAAGACCAAGAAACTATATACAACTTTGTCTGGTGAACAAGCTCTCTGGAATTCCATTTATATCAGCAATAGAGTTGAGGCCTCTTCCCAACTCAACTTATTCAACTGAAGAGGGGTCATTGGCACTTGTCTCACGGTTTGACACTGGTCAAATAGCCCCTACTTTGACAAAATACAG GTATCCGTTCGATATCCTCGATCGCTTCTGGTATCCGTACGATAGTGACTGGAATAATTGGACGCAATTGAGTGCCTCAACCAACACAAGCTCGGCTTTTATGCCATCTACGCGTTCTGGTACTGACTCTGATTATAAATTACCTTTCGTGGTTATGAATACTGCTGCCACGCCCAGAAATAGGAATGGTGCATTGAATAATTTCTGGCCGCCTGAAGCTAAAAATGGACAGTATTACATTTACTTGCACTTGGCTGAAGTTGAAAGACTCCAAAGCATGTGCAACCAGTCCAGGCAATTCAAGATGACTATGTATGGAAGACTATTATTTGGGCCATATGTTCCTCAATATTACATGAGTGAAACTTTTTATAACCGTAAGGCTCTAAGTGGAGGACAAGAGAATTTTACAATCTCCATGACTGGTAATGCTACCCTTCCGCCTATTCTCAATGCCTTCGAGATTTACATGCTAAAAAAGTTCTCAGAGTCAGAAACAAACCAAGAAGATG TTAGCACAATCACAAGAATCAAGTCGACTTATAAAATTATTACAAATAATTGGCAAGGAGATCCATGTGCACCTCAACATTACTCATGGGAAGGTCTAAATTGTAGCTATCAGGAAAGTGATGAGTCCCCACGAATCATATCCTT GCACTTGCCCTGGAGTGGATTACAAGGGGAGATAACTCCTTCTATATTTAAACTTGCAATGATACAATCTTT GAACCTATCAAACAACAATTTGACAGGACCAATTCCAAAGGTTTTGTCTCAACTGCCAAACTTAGTTTTCCt GGATTTGTCAAACAACAAATTAACTGGTCGAATTCCAGATATTTTCTCTCAAATGCCAAAGTTAAATATCTT AAACTTAGAGAACAACAAGCTCACAGGCTCTATTCCGGAAGGACTAATTCGAAGAATGAATAGCGGTTTCTTGTCATTAAG ACTGTGCGAAAATCCAAATCTACTTGGAAATGTTACTtgcaagaacaagaagaagaatttcCTCCTTCCCATAGCTATTTCAATTGTTGGAGTTTCAATCCTCTTCTCAATTTTAGCATTTATCTGGTGGAGCTGtgtgagaaaaagaaaacaca ATGCAAAAGCCAACATTCAACTTGGGTCAGTGGAGTCGGCAAAAAGAAAGTTTGCGCACTCTGAGATAGTCAAGATGACTAACAACTTTCAGAGGATTCTTGGCAAAGGTGGATTTGGAACAGTGTATCACGGACACAAAGACAACACTCAAGTAGCTATCAAGATGCTTTCGCCATCATCAGTTCAAGGGTTTCAACAATTTCATGCAGAG GTTGATCTTCTTATTAGAGTTCATCATAAAAACTTGACTAGCCTTGTTGGATATTGCAATGATGAAACCAACTTGGGGCTCGTCTACGAGTTCATGGCCAATGGAAACTTACAAGAACAACTATCAG ATAGCAGCTCACGTATCTTAAGCTGGGAACATAGACTTAGGATTGCAGTAGATGCAGCACAAG GATTGGAGTACCTGCACTATGGTATTAAGCCACCAATAATCCATAGGGATGTGAAATCAGCAAACATTTTGCTGGATGATAATTTTGAAGCCAAGGTATCTGATTTTGGCCTATCCAGAAATTTTCCTGCAGATGCTGGGACTCATATATCAACAGCTGTTGCAGGAACTACCGGGTACCTTGATCCTGA GTATTACCTATCAAACAGGTTAAATGAGAAAAGTGATGTTTATAGCTTCGGGATTGTGCTGTTGGAAATTATCACAGGTCGACCCGCCGTTTTATCGACAACGGATGAGAGAATTCACATTAGCCAATGGGTTGGTTTCATGCTTGTaagtggagacatttccagtaTTGTCGATCCaaggttggacgggaatttcACTGTCAACTCTGTTTGGAAAGCTGTAGAGATAGCAATGGCATGTGCCTCTCCAAATGCCATCAAAAGGCCAACTATGAGTCAAGTGGTTATGGAACTAAAGGAGTGTATGGCAACACAAATGGGTGAAACAAATCATAACaataaaactaaattaacaaGCTCCACTGAGCTGATATCTAACGATTCAATTCCTATGCTAAGTCCACCCTCTGTGAGGTAG
- the LOC112184508 gene encoding uncharacterized protein LOC112184508 isoform X3, producing MVSFVSGRWKPSPNLRFLIQSKRNPKEEKLCSSAALLVLPNPKMTRLLETETSPVAGSMWTWPSDCVAYLDCTWNLIQLVGHSTFNDEQRRLSFYAAMFLPLRKTMYKDRKAKDVPVVNYFFRDSLKQRDSNAETVINLHNALEKFVSLLPHFVPNGDVKLAEVDLGREYVDVPLTSEESKLRVLTGFLLREIKDFCVILFSFILGR from the exons ATGGTGAGCTTCGTCTCCGGAAGATGGAAGCCATCACCGAATCTTAGGTTTCTTATTCAATCCAAGAGAAACCCAAAGGAGGAGAAATTATGCAGTTCCGCGGCTCTCCTGGTATTGCCAAACCCAAAGATGACGAGGCTGCTTGAGACGGAGACCAGCCCAGTTGCTGGAAGCATGTGGACGTGGCCGAG CGATTGTGTTGCATACTTGGATTGTACTTGGAATCTTATTCAATTAGTTGGGCACTCTACCTTCAAT gaCGAACAAAGAAGGCTCTCCTTTTATGCTGCAATGTTCCTTCCACTTAGGAAGACCATGTATAAAGATAGGAAAGCAAAAGAT GTTCCTGTCGTGAATTATTTTTTCAGAGACTCCCTTAAACAAAGAGACAGCAATGCTGAAACT GTTATTAATTTACACAATGCATTGGAGAAGTTTGTGTCTTTGCTTCCTCACTTTGTACCAAATGGGGATGTAAAACTCGCCGAAGTTGATTTGGGAAGAGAATATGTTGATGTCCCTCTTACATCAGAAGAATCGAAACTCCGAGTGTTAACAG GGTTTCTTTTACGagaaattaaagatttttg tgttattttgttctcttttattctAGGAAGATAA
- the LOC112184508 gene encoding uncharacterized protein LOC112184508 isoform X4, giving the protein MVSFVSGRWKPSPNLRFLIQSKRNPKEEKLCSSAALLVLPNPKMTRLLETETSPVAGSMWTWPSDCVAYLDCTWNLIQLVGHSTFNDEQRRLSFYAAMFLPLRKTMYKDRKAKDVPVVNYFFRDSLKQRDSNAETVINLHNALEKFVSLLPHFVPNGDVKLAEVDLGREYVDVPLTSEESKLRVLTGSKDEGTANQKR; this is encoded by the exons ATGGTGAGCTTCGTCTCCGGAAGATGGAAGCCATCACCGAATCTTAGGTTTCTTATTCAATCCAAGAGAAACCCAAAGGAGGAGAAATTATGCAGTTCCGCGGCTCTCCTGGTATTGCCAAACCCAAAGATGACGAGGCTGCTTGAGACGGAGACCAGCCCAGTTGCTGGAAGCATGTGGACGTGGCCGAG CGATTGTGTTGCATACTTGGATTGTACTTGGAATCTTATTCAATTAGTTGGGCACTCTACCTTCAAT gaCGAACAAAGAAGGCTCTCCTTTTATGCTGCAATGTTCCTTCCACTTAGGAAGACCATGTATAAAGATAGGAAAGCAAAAGAT GTTCCTGTCGTGAATTATTTTTTCAGAGACTCCCTTAAACAAAGAGACAGCAATGCTGAAACT GTTATTAATTTACACAATGCATTGGAGAAGTTTGTGTCTTTGCTTCCTCACTTTGTACCAAATGGGGATGTAAAACTCGCCGAAGTTGATTTGGGAAGAGAATATGTTGATGTCCCTCTTACATCAGAAGAATCGAAACTCCGAGTGTTAACAG
- the LOC112184509 gene encoding probable LRR receptor-like serine/threonine-protein kinase At1g05700: MHSNHIYMHFAEIEKLQANESRQFNITFNGEPFYGPSSPGYMSATTIYSREAWSPTGQYINFSIFKDENSTLPPILNAYEIYMVKPAPQSATNHDDIDAITNIQSTYKITRIWQGDPCAPQNYSWEGLKCSYPEDFPRTISLDLSSSGITGEISLSISNLTMIKTLELSNNNLRGSIPEFLSQLPELEVLNLEKNNFTGLVPSRLIERRNSGSLLLSLCENPYLSIQVSCKKQKKKHNVVLVVVPILVIFILLLTIGAVLLGLKVKRKPEIQNSIQSWSLESEDRRFTYSELLKITNNFASIIGRGGFGRVYHRKRRLQRCIVPPVPCPPH; the protein is encoded by the exons ATGCACAGTAATCATATTTACATGCACTTTGCAGAAATAGAAAAGCTCCAAGCGAACGAGTCTAGACAATTCAATATTACTTTTAATGGAGAGCCCTTTTATGGGCCCTCTTCTCCTGGATACATGTCCGCCACTACTATTTATAGCCGAGAGGCTTGGAGTCCAACAGgacaatatataaatttttccATCTTCAAGGATGAGAACTCTACCCTTCCACCTATCCTCAATGCTTATGAAATATATATGGTCAAGCCAGCTCCCCAATCAGCGACAAACCATGACGACA TTGACGCGATCACAAACATCCAGTCAACTTATAAAATTACAAGAATCTGGCAAGGAGATCCATGTGCCCCCCAAAACTACTCTTGGGAAGGCTTGAAGTGTAGCTATCCTGAAGACTTCCCAAGAACAATATCCTT GGACTTGTCCTCAAGTGGAATAACAGGGGAGATATCACTTTCTATATCCAATCTCACAATGATAAAGACTTT AGAATTATCAAACAACAACTTGAGAGGATCAATTCCAGAGTTTTTGTCTCAGTTACCAGAATTAGAAGTTTT AAATTTGGAGAAGAACAACTTCACTGGTTTAGTTCCATCAAGACTCATTGAGAGAAGGAACAGCGGCTCACTACTGTTAAG TTTGTGTGAAAATCCATATCTATCCATACAAGTTTCTtgcaagaagcagaagaagaagcacaATGTTGTCCTAGTCGTGGTGCCAATTCTTGTAATTTTCATCCTTTTATTGACTATAGGAGCTGTCCTATTGGGCCTTAAAGTGAAAAGAAAACCTG AGATCCAAAATTCTATTCAGAGCTGGTCATTGGAGTCAGAGGATCGACGCTTTACATACTCAGAGCTTTTGAAGATTACTAATAATTTTGCATCAATCATCGGAAGAGGCGGATTCGGAAGAGTCTACCATCGGAAGAGGCGTCTCCAGCGGTGCATTGTGCCTCCAGTGCCTTGCCCACCACACTGA
- the LOC112184508 gene encoding uncharacterized protein LOC112184508 isoform X1, translating into MVSFVSGRWKPSPNLRFLIQSKRNPKEEKLCSSAALLVLPNPKMTRLLETETSPVAGSMWTWPSDCVAYLDCTWNLIQLVGHSTFNDEQRRLSFYAAMFLPLRKTMYKDRKAKDVPVVNYFFRDSLKQRDSNAETVINLHNALEKFVSLLPHFVPNGDVKLAEVDLGREYVDVPLTSEESKLRVLTALFTPQHAITLNSFSESLSFLLSTLHFQLSRVSFTRN; encoded by the exons ATGGTGAGCTTCGTCTCCGGAAGATGGAAGCCATCACCGAATCTTAGGTTTCTTATTCAATCCAAGAGAAACCCAAAGGAGGAGAAATTATGCAGTTCCGCGGCTCTCCTGGTATTGCCAAACCCAAAGATGACGAGGCTGCTTGAGACGGAGACCAGCCCAGTTGCTGGAAGCATGTGGACGTGGCCGAG CGATTGTGTTGCATACTTGGATTGTACTTGGAATCTTATTCAATTAGTTGGGCACTCTACCTTCAAT gaCGAACAAAGAAGGCTCTCCTTTTATGCTGCAATGTTCCTTCCACTTAGGAAGACCATGTATAAAGATAGGAAAGCAAAAGAT GTTCCTGTCGTGAATTATTTTTTCAGAGACTCCCTTAAACAAAGAGACAGCAATGCTGAAACT GTTATTAATTTACACAATGCATTGGAGAAGTTTGTGTCTTTGCTTCCTCACTTTGTACCAAATGGGGATGTAAAACTCGCCGAAGTTGATTTGGGAAGAGAATATGTTGATGTCCCTCTTACATCAGAAGAATCGAAACTCCGAGTGTTAACAG CGTTGTTTACACCTCAACATGCAATTACCTTGAACTCTTTTTCTGAGTCACTGAGCTTCTTATTGTCAACCTTGCACTTTCAACTGTCCAGGGTTTCTTTTACGagaaattaa
- the LOC112184508 gene encoding uncharacterized protein LOC112184508 isoform X5, protein MVSFVSGRWKPSPNLRFLIQSKRNPKEEKLCSSAALLVLPNPKMTRLLETETSPVAGSMWTWPSDCVAYLDCTWNLIQLVGHSTFNDEQRRLSFYAAMFLPLRKTMYKDRKAKDVPVVNYFFRDSLKQRDSNAETVINLHNALEKFVSLLPHFVPNGDVKLAEVDLGREYVDVPLTSEESKLRVLTGFLLREIKDFWL, encoded by the exons ATGGTGAGCTTCGTCTCCGGAAGATGGAAGCCATCACCGAATCTTAGGTTTCTTATTCAATCCAAGAGAAACCCAAAGGAGGAGAAATTATGCAGTTCCGCGGCTCTCCTGGTATTGCCAAACCCAAAGATGACGAGGCTGCTTGAGACGGAGACCAGCCCAGTTGCTGGAAGCATGTGGACGTGGCCGAG CGATTGTGTTGCATACTTGGATTGTACTTGGAATCTTATTCAATTAGTTGGGCACTCTACCTTCAAT gaCGAACAAAGAAGGCTCTCCTTTTATGCTGCAATGTTCCTTCCACTTAGGAAGACCATGTATAAAGATAGGAAAGCAAAAGAT GTTCCTGTCGTGAATTATTTTTTCAGAGACTCCCTTAAACAAAGAGACAGCAATGCTGAAACT GTTATTAATTTACACAATGCATTGGAGAAGTTTGTGTCTTTGCTTCCTCACTTTGTACCAAATGGGGATGTAAAACTCGCCGAAGTTGATTTGGGAAGAGAATATGTTGATGTCCCTCTTACATCAGAAGAATCGAAACTCCGAGTGTTAACAG GGTTTCTTTTACGagaaattaaagatttttg
- the LOC112184508 gene encoding uncharacterized protein LOC112184508 isoform X6 — translation MVSFVSGRWKPSPNLRFLIQSKRNPKEEKLCSSAALLVLPNPKMTRLLETETSPVAGSMWTWPSDCVAYLDCTWNLIQLVGHSTFNDEQRRLSFYAAMFLPLRKTMYKDRKAKDVPVVNYFFRDSLKQRDSNAETVINLHNALEKFVSLLPHFVPNGDVKLAEVDLGREYVDVPLTSEESKLRVLTGR, via the exons ATGGTGAGCTTCGTCTCCGGAAGATGGAAGCCATCACCGAATCTTAGGTTTCTTATTCAATCCAAGAGAAACCCAAAGGAGGAGAAATTATGCAGTTCCGCGGCTCTCCTGGTATTGCCAAACCCAAAGATGACGAGGCTGCTTGAGACGGAGACCAGCCCAGTTGCTGGAAGCATGTGGACGTGGCCGAG CGATTGTGTTGCATACTTGGATTGTACTTGGAATCTTATTCAATTAGTTGGGCACTCTACCTTCAAT gaCGAACAAAGAAGGCTCTCCTTTTATGCTGCAATGTTCCTTCCACTTAGGAAGACCATGTATAAAGATAGGAAAGCAAAAGAT GTTCCTGTCGTGAATTATTTTTTCAGAGACTCCCTTAAACAAAGAGACAGCAATGCTGAAACT GTTATTAATTTACACAATGCATTGGAGAAGTTTGTGTCTTTGCTTCCTCACTTTGTACCAAATGGGGATGTAAAACTCGCCGAAGTTGATTTGGGAAGAGAATATGTTGATGTCCCTCTTACATCAGAAGAATCGAAACTCCGAGTGTTAACAG GAAGATAA